In Thamnophis elegans isolate rThaEle1 chromosome 13, rThaEle1.pri, whole genome shotgun sequence, one DNA window encodes the following:
- the FDXACB1 gene encoding ferredoxin-fold anticodon-binding domain-containing protein 1 — protein sequence MQRQLARFLLVGEGNFSFSVYLYKARGCDTHIIATCYGSEESISEQAFTKSNVQFLRDKGAEVYFSVNCTKLKEYFLPATRDFDRIYFNFPHCGKKGGIKKNRELLAKFFCSCADVLAEKGDVHVALCKGQGGTPADQPVREWHNSWQVAEMAAEAGFILSGIEPFNIRDVNGYKSTGYRNRDKSFCLEGALNHIFTRSVPFLPSQPSVCKMELEGESVSCQIPQMFLEKISRNYLGIHSKHPVRTINEKLMDGLGRSFAVQKANSSFPLVFKDRTASPSSDAFWMVPVAKNHPEIKFLASRSDPGTDEDQDLSWTLGEYYLRPSLLVFLHSIVKQRDFPPGSLLAFSGLAFKKCKISVHVPPIFHEALFICALQEDVEGAQLLVESLMATLNSLLPSSEVKLDSLNQEPEISQQDIFLPSYGPFLLSPKYAVTVSCQGFDSNPKEFRVGTISTVRWQPSSVHQNALCVSLNLDLLAMCACGIFDWRMLWTSDERFAGQFSGGRLGVFQNFSLHPPAYGHNISFWLPEAETFREIQLHTIARCVSLETVVSIQLLDRYRHPRAPHATSLCYRLTYQSCDKALSRPLAAAMQMSLREELQRCLRVVVR from the exons ATGCAGCGTCAACTGGCACGTTTCCTCCTGGTTGGGGAAGGAAATTTTTCCTTCTCGGTCTATCTGTACAAAGCAAGAGGCTGCGACACTCATATTATTGCCACCTGCTACGGTAGTGAAGAGTCTATATCTGAACAAGCTTTCACCAAATCCAACGTACAGTTTCTGAGAGACAAAG GTGCCGAAGTCTACTTTTCTGTCAACTGCACAAAACTGAAGGAATACTTCTTGCCGGCTACGAGGGATTTTGACCgtatttatttcaatttcccCCACTGTGGGAAAAAGGGTGGAATAAAAAAGAACAGGGAGCTTCTTGCCAAGTTTTTCTGCAG ctGTGCAGATGTTCTGGCAGAGAAAGGAGACGTCCACGTGGCACTTTGCAAAGGGCAAGGGGGCACCCCTGCAGACCAGCCGGTGCGTGAGTGGCACAACAGCTGGCAAGTTGCAGAGATGGCAGCAGAAGCAGGATTTATCTTGAGCGGCATCGAGCCATTTAATATCAGAGATGTCAACGGATATAAAAGTACAGGCTACAG GAATCGGGATAAATCTTTCTGCCTAGAAGGCGCTCTGAATCACATATTCACCCGGAGTGTGCCGTTTCTGCCTTCTCAACCTTCGGTTTGCAAAATGGAGCTGGAAGGCGAATCGGTGTCCTGCCAAATCCCACAGATGTTCCTAGAGAAGATAAGCAG GAACTACTTAGGTATTCATTCGAAGCATCCCGTGAGAACTATAAATGAAAAACTAATGGATGGCCTCGGCAGATCGTTCGCAGTTCAGAAGgcaaattcttcctttcctttggtATTCAAAGACAGAACTGCTTCTCCTTCATCGGACGCCTTTTGGATGGTTCCTGTCGCCAAAAATCACCCTGAAATTAAGTTTTTAGCTTCCAGAAGTGATCCTGGAACGGATGAGGACCAGGATTTGAGTTGGACCTTAGGAGAATATTACCTTCGGCCTTCCCTGTTGGTTTTTCTCCATTCTATTGTAAAGCAGAGAGATTTTCCTCCTGGGAGTTTGTTGGCCTTCAGTGGActggcttttaaaaaatgcaaaatttcTGTCCACGTGCCGCCTATTTTTCACGAGGCCCTCTTTATCTGCGCACTTCAGGAAGATGTAGAAGGCGCGCAGCTCCTGGTGGAAAGCCTCATGGCCACATTAAACTCTTTACTCCCATCATCGGAGGTTAAACTGGACTCCCTGAACCAGGAGCCAGAAATCAGTCAGCAGGATATCTTTCTACCTTCTTACGGGCCGTTTCTGCTCAGCCCAAAATACGCCGTGACTGTGAGCTGCCAGGGCTTTGATTCCAACCCAAAGGAATTTCGCGTCGGGACAATAAGTACCGTTCGGTGGCAGCCGTCAAGCGTTCACCAAAACGCGCTTTGCGTTTCTTTGAACCTCGATCTTCTGGCGATGTGCGCCTGCGGCATTTTTGACTGGCGGATGCTCTGGACTTCGGACGAGCGTTTCGCGGGCCAGTTTTCGGGGGGCCGTTTAGGCGTTTTCCAGAACTTTTCCCTCCACCCGCCAGCCTATGGGCACAACATCAGCTTCTGGCTTCCGGAGGCAGAAACCTTCCGTGAAATCCAGCTCCACACCATTGCCAGGTGTGTGTCTTTGGAGACGGTTGTGTCTATCCAGCTGCTGGACCGTTATCGGCACCCGCGCGCACCACACGCCACCAGCCTGTGCTACAGGCTCACCTACCAGTCTTGCGATAAGGCTCTCTCTCGCCCCCTGGCGGCGGCCATGCAGATGTCCCTTAGGGAGGAGCTGCAGCGTTGTCTCCGGGTGGTGGTTAGGTAA
- the C13H11orf1 gene encoding UPF0686 protein C11orf1 homolog isoform X1, which translates to MSLSCFFNPLHGCLLHADGHGEVWTDWNSTSKFFQYGWRCTTNEDMYTSPTLLGNWNEERYDIQKRRQLKPLPSQMAFTNDRRVKPRKSTLKILCCYTHYFESTYATDYSKEKPRRLRRVTREPHWFPGHQPELEPPPIKPTARSCYMIDYESPHGRAACSLVEAKPKEAAETPPKQ; encoded by the exons ATGTCCCTCTCGTGCTTCTTTAACCCTCTTCACGGATGCCTGCTCCACGCGGACGGCCACGGGGAAGTGTGGACCGACTGGAACAGCACGTCCAAGTTCTTCCAGTATGGCTGGCGGTGCACCACCAACGAGGACATGTACACCAGCCCGACCCTCCTGGGGAACTGGAACGAGGAGCGTTACGACATCCAGAAAAGGAGGCAGCTCAAACCTCTCCCTTCCCAG ATGGCCTTCACGAACGACCGTCGTGTAAAACCCAGAAAATCCACACTTAAGATTTTGTGCTGT TACACTCACTATTTCGAGTCCACCTACGCAACAGACTATTCCAAGGAAAAGCCTCGCAGATTAAGAA GGGTGACGCGAGAGCCCCACTGGTTCCCCGGACACCAGCCCGAGCTGGAGCCTCCGCCAATCAAGCCCACCGCCCGGTCGTGCTACATGATCGATTATGAGTCCCCGCACGGCAGGGCAGCCTGCTCCTTGGTCGAAGCGAAGCCCAAGGAAGCAGCGGAGACGCCGCCCAAGCAGTAG
- the C13H11orf1 gene encoding UPF0686 protein C11orf1 homolog isoform X2, translating into MSLSCFFNPLHGCLLHADGHGEVWTDWNSTSKFFQYGWRCTTNEDMYTSPTLLGNWNEERYDIQKRRQLKPLPSQYTHYFESTYATDYSKEKPRRLRRVTREPHWFPGHQPELEPPPIKPTARSCYMIDYESPHGRAACSLVEAKPKEAAETPPKQ; encoded by the exons ATGTCCCTCTCGTGCTTCTTTAACCCTCTTCACGGATGCCTGCTCCACGCGGACGGCCACGGGGAAGTGTGGACCGACTGGAACAGCACGTCCAAGTTCTTCCAGTATGGCTGGCGGTGCACCACCAACGAGGACATGTACACCAGCCCGACCCTCCTGGGGAACTGGAACGAGGAGCGTTACGACATCCAGAAAAGGAGGCAGCTCAAACCTCTCCCTTCCCAG TACACTCACTATTTCGAGTCCACCTACGCAACAGACTATTCCAAGGAAAAGCCTCGCAGATTAAGAA GGGTGACGCGAGAGCCCCACTGGTTCCCCGGACACCAGCCCGAGCTGGAGCCTCCGCCAATCAAGCCCACCGCCCGGTCGTGCTACATGATCGATTATGAGTCCCCGCACGGCAGGGCAGCCTGCTCCTTGGTCGAAGCGAAGCCCAAGGAAGCAGCGGAGACGCCGCCCAAGCAGTAG
- the CRYAB gene encoding alpha-crystallin B chain, with protein sequence MDVTIHHPFFRRRLFPGPSPSRLSSQHFGEPTMESELFAGSWPLGSFLARPFAFRNAGWIDSGLPEMHLDNAKFSVNLDVKHFSPEELKVKVSGNVIEVQGKHEERQDEHGFIAREFNRKYRIPADVDPLTITSSLSSDGVLTVNGPRKLKEVPERSIPVTREATSALLPGPRK encoded by the exons ATGGACGTCACCATCCACCACCCCTTCTTCCGCAGACGGCTCTTCCCCGGCCCCTCGCCCAGCCGCCTCTCCAGCCAACATTTCGGGGAGCCCACCATGGAATCCGAACTCTTCGCGGGCAGCTGGCCCCTGGGCTCCTTCCTGGCGAGGCCCTTCGCCTTCAGAAACGCCGGGTGGATAGACAGTGGACTCCCCGAG ATGCATTTGGACAACGCTAAGTTTTCCGTCAACCTGGACGTGAAGCATTTCTCACCGGAGGAGCTGAAGGTCAAGGTTTCGGGGAACGTGATTGAGGTCCAGGGGAAGCACGAAGAACGCCAG GACGAACATGGCTTCATTGCCCGCGAGTTCAACAGGAAGTACAGAATCCCAGCCGACGTGGACCCTCTCACCAtcacctcctccctctcctcgGATGGCGTCCTGACAGTGAACGGACCAAGGAAACTCAAGGAAGTCCCGGAGCGCAGCATCCCCGTCACGCGGGAAGCAACATCGGCCCTCCTCCCAGGACCAAGGAAATGA
- the HSPB2 gene encoding heat shock protein beta-2: MAQQHSLPHAYPMSPECEFANPSKIYDQNFGEGLSPGDILAPTLYHGYYIRPRINKQLERGISEVALNEHKFQVFLDVCQFTPDEIAVRTVDNLLEVTAQHPQKVDRHGFISREFTRTYILPLDVDPLSVKATVTHDGILSVEVRRTGKELKSKVNEVEVTCQGQPERKERSSGDTSDP, translated from the exons ATGGCACAGCAGCACAGCCTGCCCCACGCCTACCCCATGAGCCCGGAATGCGAGTTTGCCAACCCCAGCAAGATTTACGACCAGAATTTTGGAGAAG GCCTTTCCCCCGGAGATATCCTGGCTCCAACCTTGTACCACGGTTACTATATCAGGCCCCGGATTAACAAACAGCTGGAACGGGGGATTTCAGAAGTCGCCCTCAATGAACACAAATTCCAGGTTTTCCTTGACGTCTGCCAGTTCACCCCCGATGAAATCGCTGTCCGCACCGTGGATAACCTCCTGGAGGTGACGGCCCAGCATCCTCAGAAGGTGGACCGCCATGGATTCATCTCCCGTGAATTCACCCGGACCTATATCCTCCCTTTGGATGTCGATCCTCTGTCGGTTAAAGCTACAGTGACCCACGATGGCATCCTGAGCGTGGAGGTCCGGCGGACGGGGAAGGAACTGAAGTCCAAAGTCAACGAGGTGGAAGTCACCTGCCAAGGACAAcctgagaggaaagaaagaagttcAGGAGATACCTCAGATCCCTAA